GCGATAGGCTCCGCTGTCGCCGGAGACGATCCGGCCGATGCCGGGGAGCAGCTTGTCGAGATAAAAATTGTACAGCCCCTTCCAGACACGGCGGCTGCCCGTACCGAACTCCAGGACGCAGAACCTCGCGCCGGGCTTGAGCACGCGCAGCACCTCGCGCCAGGCATCCTCGCGCGGCTTGATGTTGCGGATGCCGAAGGCGATGGTCGCTCCGTCCACGCTGGCGTCGGGCAGGGGCAGGCAGCGCCCGTCGGCCTGCACGGGAAAGATGCGGCCCTCGCGCGCGTCCTTGATTTTCTTGCGCGCGCCCTCGGCGAGCATGGGCAGGGCGAAATCCAGGGCCAGCACCTTGTTTTCCGGGTATTGGCGCAGCAGTTCCGTGGAAACGTCGAGAGTGCCGGCGGCGAGATCGAGCAGCGGCCCCCTGCCCACCGGGCGGACAAGGCGCGCCAGCCGGTAGCGCCAGAGATAGTCCTGGCCCAGGCTGAGCACGTGGTTGAGCAGGTCGTACCAGGGGGCGATGCGGCCGAACATGTCGGCCACGTTGCGGCCATGCGTGCGGTGGTCCTCTGCGGCGGCCTCAAAGCCGCGGTCGGGGCGTCCCATGGTCAGGAACGTTCCTCCGCTTCCTCGCCGTCGTGCCGGGCCACGGTTTCGTGGATGGCGTCGTAGATCAGGCTGAAGTTCTCGCCGAAGTTGCCTGGCGAGATGCGTCCGACCTCGATGAACTTGATCACCACTTCCTTGGCCACCTGGAGAATGTTCTTGTCGATCTTTTCCACGTGAATCTCCCTGGTCGGGTTGGAAAACCCGCCCGGTGGGAAATGGTCCTGACCGCGTGATCAAGAGCCCCGGGCGGGGAAACAGAAAGGAACCGGAAGGGCCCCTTCCTTTTTTGCGGCCTTTAGCATGCGCGGCACTGGTTCGTCGAGCGGCGCATGGGCGAAAAAAAAAGACGCCCGCAACGGGGTCGCGGGCGCCGTGAAACGTCGGGGTCTATTCGGAAAGGTCTTCGGCCAGGGCCTGAATCTCCTCCCGGATGATGCGTGCGGCTTCCGAAGGCACCGTTCGAGCCACTTCCTCGCGCAGCATGGCCTCCAGGCCGTCCAGCCGTTCTTCCAGGGCGTCGAGCCGGGCGTGCAGCGTGGCGGCTGGCTCGTCCGCGGGCGTCTGCGACAAGGAGAGGTCGGCGAACCGCTGCTCCAGGGACTCGATCCGGGCGAGCACGTCCGGGGCGATCGGGCTGTCGCACTGGTCCGGAGCGCCTTCCGCCTCGATCTCGCCGAGCAGGGTGTCCACGTTGACGCTCAGGGGCGCGTCCAGGTCGGCGTCGTCGCCTTCCATGACCACGGCCATGTCGGTTTCCATCTGGGGCGCGAGGCCTTCGTCCAGATCCTCGTCCAGATCCTCGTCGAGATCATCCAGGGGACCGTCCAGGGGCGGCAGGTCGTCGTCCAGGGGAGCGAGATCCTCGTCCAGGCCGGAAACGTCGATTTCCACTCCGTCGAGAAGAGCTTCGATGTCCTCGGATTCGTCGTCTTCGGGGAACGGCTCGCCGAAATCGAAGTCGGTGTCTTCTCCGGTGGAGGCCAGGACGGAGTCGAGATCGTCGTCGGCTTCCTCGTCGCCGCCCTGCTCTGCGTGCGCATCTTCGATCGTGTCATCGATCGTGTCATCGATCGTGTCATCGATCGTGTCGTCGACCGCGTTGTCGGCAGGTTCTTCGGCGGGGACGTCGTTCAGAAAGTCTCCAAGTTCAAGCTCGTCCAGGTCGATGTCGTCGTCCGCCTTGTCCTCAAGGGGGGCTGGGTCCAATTCGTCCTGCAGAAGCTCGGCAGTCTCGTCCGTTTCGCCTGTCTCGTCGTCCAGGCCGAATTCGCCGAGGTCCAGGGCGTCGTCCATATCCAGGTCGCCGTCCAGGTCCAGGTCGCCGTCCAGGTCCAGGCCGTCGTCCAGGTCCAGGCCGTCCTGCGCCGCCTTCGGTTCGTCCGAGGCGGGAGCGCCGGCTTCCACGGCGTCGTCTTCTTCGTCCAGGTCGATGTCGTCCAGGTCCAAGCCTTCCAGGCCCAGGCCCGCGAGATCCGTTCCGGATGGCCCGCTTTCGTCGGCGTCGCCGAGATCCAGATCGTCCAGGGCCGATGCCTGCGTGTCCGCGTCGAGGGACTCGGAATCGTCCAGGATCAGTTCCTCGCCCAGCACCAGCTCTTCCTCGTCGCCGTCGGCAGGAGCGGCTGCGGGCTGTTCGTCCTCGTCCGCGAGCATGTCGTCGAGGTCCATGGGAATGTCGAGATCGAGATCGTCCGCGTCCTGGGAGGCCGCATTGTCAGCGGCGGCATCAGAGGGGGTGTCCAGGGCGTCGTCCAGGGAAAGTTCAAGAGGTTCGTCGTCAAGGTCGGCTGTTTCCTCTTCCACGAGCATGTCGCCGAGGTCGAGGATTTCCTCTTCCTCCTCGCCGAGATCGGCAAGGTCCGTGAGGTCGAGGGCGGGTTCGTCCTCTTCGGGCTCGGGCTCGTCGTCCGCCAGAACCACTTCGTCCAGGAGCAGGTCGATGTCGTCGTCGCCCGCCTCTTCGTCGGAGAAAACGCCGCCGTCGAGGTCGTTGGTGAGGGCGGAGGAATCTTCCTCGTCCATGTCGTCGAGGATCATGGGCATGTCGTCGGATGCGCCTTTGGGAGAATCGTCGTCGCTGAGATCGTCGAGCAGCAGGGCATCCTCTTCTTCCTCTTCGGCGAGGTCGTCGAGGATCATGGGCGCTTCGTCCTCGGCTGCGGCGGCGCGGACCTGCGGCGCTTCCCGCGCGGGAGGCACAGGGTCCAGCCGATCGTCATCCGCGGCCAGGTCCTCGGAGAAAAGCTCTTCCAGCTCCTGCTCGAAGGTCATGTCCACGCTGGCGGCATCCAGTCCGGCCGCGTGGCCGTCCTTGTCTTCTACGAGATCGGACAATTCCAGGATGTCGTCGGGAGAGGTCTGGTCCGGAGGCGCCGGGGGCATACGCTATCCCTCTGAAAAATGTTGAAAAAAAAGGGGGCTGAAAGCAGCCCCCTCGCGATGTCCGGGCCTTACTTCTTGGTGTGGCAGTCGTTACACTTGGTCGGGCCCTTCTTCATTTCCTTGTGGCAGCCGACGCAAGAATTGGGGCTCTTCTTGGCGTGGAAAGCGCTGTCAAAGGACGTGGGGGCCTTCTTGTCGCTGTTGTCCTTGTGGCAGGTCGTGCACTTCATGTCGGGATTCTCAGCCATCTTGTGGTGGCAGCTCTCGCACTTCTGCGCAGCGTGCTTGGCGTGGGAGAACATCAGCGGGCCGTACTTGGTGTCGCCGGGGAACTTGATCTCCACGTCGTTCTTCGGGGCGTCAGCGGCCATGGCGATCGACAGGGTAAAGGCGCCCAGCAGGGCGACAGCCAGAAGCGTGATAAACAGAGTCCGTTTCATTCTTCTATCTCCTCCTTTTCAACGATGAAAACCGTTACACTCTTCGATAGTCAGCGTTACTCTGAACAGCCGCGCCGTGTCAAGCAAGGGAGCGATTTAGGCGGCTTGGGTGCTCAATTTTCGTGACATTAGCAGGCTTGGGCGAAAACTGTCCAGCCCGCAGCGATCCGGATTCATCCGAGTTCATATTTCCCCTCGTAGCCGCGCGGCGTCAGCATAAAGCCCCCGGCGGCGCGTGTCGAAGAATTCCCAATAATGATGACGGTCTGCATGTCGACGATTTCCGGATCCACACCGTCCAGCGTGGTCCGCGTCACGCTCTGCCCCGCGCGCATGGCCCGGCCCACGACGCCCACGGGCGTGGCCGGGTCGCGGTGGCGGGACACGATCTCCAGGGCGCGTTCAAGGTGGCCCGTGCGCCGTTTGGAGCGGGGATTGTAGAGCGCGATGACGAAGTCCGCCGATGCGGCCGCGTCGAGCCGTTTTTCGATCAGCGGCCAGGGCGTGAGCAGGTCGGACAGGCTCACGCTGGCGAAGTCGTGCATCAGCGGCGCGCCGAGCAGGGCCGCCGCCGCGCAGAATGCAGGCACTCCCGGAACGACTTCGATGCCGATCTCGTCGAGCAGGCCCCGCGCCTCGGCCATTTCCAGCACCAGCCCGGCCATGGCGTACACGCCGGGATCGCCGCTGGAAACCACGGCCACGCGCTTTCCGTCCAGGGCCGCATCGAGCGCCCGGCCCGCCCGGTCCACTTCGCCGGTCATGCCCGTGGAAATCAGCTCCTTGCCTTCCAGCAGCTCCGGTTCCACGAGGTCCATGTAGCCCTTGTATCCGGCGATTACCTCGGCCTGGGCCAGGGCGGCGCGCGCCGCCGGGGTCAGGTGGTGCGTTCCGCCGGGGCCGAGGCCGACCACGAAGACACGGCCACGGCCAGCGTGGCCGTGGGGATTCTGGTCTTGGGCACGATCAGGCTGCCCCGGCTTGCCAGCATCGCTGCTGCTTCGCATACGCTGTCCACTCCCATGTGTTTTCTGACCAGCGCCGAGGGCGAGGGGACGCGGATTTCCGCGAGCTGGTCCGTGGTGAAGAAGGTCAGGGGCGCGCCCAGCCGTTCGGCGGCCAGGAGCAGGCCCGGCTCGTCGGCCTTGGCCTCGATGCTGGCCAGTCCGGCCAGGGAGGCGAGGGAGAGTCCGCGCTGGGCAAAGGTCGTTTCGATCAGCGCGAGGATTTCCTCGGCCGGAGTGTCCCGGCGGCAGCCCACGCCCGCGTGCAGGCAGGGCGGGTGCAGCCCCAGGGCCCCCGGCGGAGCGGCGCGCCAATGAACCCAGGCTCCGGCCCGGTCCGGGGTCCAGGCTTCCGGCGCGGGAACAAGTTGAAACAGTCCGGGATCGACGCCTGCTCCGGCCAGGAGGTCCAGAGGATCGAACAGTTGCGGACGGCCCTTGGCCAGGAGCGCGGCGCTCACGGCCTTGGCCGCATGAAGATTCGCGATGCGCAGGCCCAGGCGCGGGCCGAGTTCGTCCAGCGCGGGCAGCCCCGCCGAATCCGTCGCCGTGGTGATGACCGGCTGCGCGCCGACCATGGCCGCCACTTCGCGGGCCAGGGCGTTGGCCCCGCCCAGGTGGCCGGAAAGCAGGCTGATGCAGAATCGGCCCTCCTGGTCCAGCGCGACCACGGCCGGATCCTCGGCCTTGCCGCGCAGATGCGGAGCTGCGGCGCGCACGGCCACTCCCGCGGCGGCAACGAATACGTGCTTCTTCCGGAAGTGGAATTGCGCATCCATGAGCGCGGCGAGGGAGTCGAAAGGAACGGCTCGCAAGGAGTGCGGCGCGTCCGGCCCGTCGGCCAGGGCGTCGACCAGTCGGCGCGGCAGGAAAAGCTCGGCGTCCAGCGCGTCGGCAATGCGGCGGCCCAGCAGCGCTCCCTGGGGCGTGAAGGCGTAGACGGCCGCGTTCGCGGCCCTGTGGTCGGATTGGCTCACGCCGCGTTCATAGCAGAGGCCGGGCCGGGCCGCCAGCGCGGAGCGCGCCATGGGCAGGGGACCGGGCCTCGCGTTCTTCGGACCGGGAGACGGGGCTTCAGGCTAATCGGGATAATACGTAAGCCGCAGGTCCGGGCCGGAGGGCTCGCAGCGGCCCAGGCGCAGGTTCAGGGCCTGGGCCATGGAGGAACAATCGCGCCCGGCGAGCAGGGGGACGCCCCGCTCGTCGCCCAGTGCGCGCGGCGCAAGGTAAAGCACGAATTCGTCCGCGCAGCCCTGCTCCAGCATGCGCATGGCCAGTCGGCCCCCGCCCTCGCAGAGCGCGTAATGCGCGCCCAGTTCTCGGTGCAGCCGGGTCAGCCCCGCGGCGATTTCCAGGGCGGGACCACGGTGCGGCAGCCCCCAGACGCGCACGCCGATCTCTTCCAGGGCGCGGGCCGTGTCGGATTCGGCGGCCTCTTCCGTGGTCCAGAAGATGGTCTGGTGCGGCCGTTTGCGGATCAATTGAAGATCGCAGTCCGTGCCGGGCAGCCGGGTCGTCAGGACCACGGCGTATGGCTGTTCATCATTGT
This sequence is a window from Paucidesulfovibrio longus DSM 6739. Protein-coding genes within it:
- a CDS encoding ubiquinone/menaquinone biosynthesis methyltransferase, giving the protein MGRPDRGFEAAAEDHRTHGRNVADMFGRIAPWYDLLNHVLSLGQDYLWRYRLARLVRPVGRGPLLDLAAGTLDVSTELLRQYPENKVLALDFALPMLAEGARKKIKDAREGRIFPVQADGRCLPLPDASVDGATIAFGIRNIKPREDAWREVLRVLKPGARFCVLEFGTGSRRVWKGLYNFYLDKLLPGIGRIVSGDSGAYRYLADTIKSFPDERTLEDEILAAGFARVTHVPLCSGIVFIHVAEKAGAAEVEQESKITAD
- the cobJ gene encoding precorrin-3B C(17)-methyltransferase gives rise to the protein MVGLGPGGTHHLTPAARAALAQAEVIAGYKGYMDLVEPELLEGKELISTGMTGEVDRAGRALDAALDGKRVAVVSSGDPGVYAMAGLVLEMAEARGLLDEIGIEVVPGVPAFCAAAALLGAPLMHDFASVSLSDLLTPWPLIEKRLDAAASADFVIALYNPRSKRRTGHLERALEIVSRHRDPATPVGVVGRAMRAGQSVTRTTLDGVDPEIVDMQTVIIIGNSSTRAAGGFMLTPRGYEGKYELG
- a CDS encoding cobalt-precorrin 5A hydrolase, with translation MARSALAARPGLCYERGVSQSDHRAANAAVYAFTPQGALLGRRIADALDAELFLPRRLVDALADGPDAPHSLRAVPFDSLAALMDAQFHFRKKHVFVAAAGVAVRAAAPHLRGKAEDPAVVALDQEGRFCISLLSGHLGGANALAREVAAMVGAQPVITTATDSAGLPALDELGPRLGLRIANLHAAKAVSAALLAKGRPQLFDPLDLLAGAGVDPGLFQLVPAPEAWTPDRAGAWVHWRAAPPGALGLHPPCLHAGVGCRRDTPAEEILALIETTFAQRGLSLASLAGLASIEAKADEPGLLLAAERLGAPLTFFTTDQLAEIRVPSPSALVRKHMGVDSVCEAAAMLASRGSLIVPKTRIPTATLAVAVSSWSASAPAERTT
- a CDS encoding cytochrome c3 family protein, translated to MKRTLFITLLAVALLGAFTLSIAMAADAPKNDVEIKFPGDTKYGPLMFSHAKHAAQKCESCHHKMAENPDMKCTTCHKDNSDKKAPTSFDSAFHAKKSPNSCVGCHKEMKKGPTKCNDCHTKK